A single window of Methanoregula sp. DNA harbors:
- a CDS encoding RDD family protein has product MAESFNGAGGLPEQVPANTLYLARWSTRFWAWLIDIILVILFLNIIRGALEPFWTIHQILDYKNWNPFEVGFQTLFFFFYWTSMEGYCGQSLGKMVMNIKVVKRDGTKIKYGSAAIESMGKAILLPVDCLIGWFGMPGTKLRLFNRISNTIVIRTDYREPAGIVYVKEKE; this is encoded by the coding sequence ATGGCAGAATCATTCAACGGGGCAGGTGGTCTTCCCGAACAGGTTCCAGCCAATACCTTGTATCTGGCCAGGTGGAGCACCCGTTTCTGGGCATGGCTGATCGATATCATCCTTGTCATCTTATTTTTAAATATTATCAGAGGGGCCCTGGAACCATTCTGGACCATACACCAGATCCTTGACTATAAAAACTGGAACCCATTTGAAGTAGGGTTCCAGACCCTGTTCTTCTTTTTTTACTGGACGAGTATGGAAGGGTACTGCGGGCAGTCCCTTGGTAAAATGGTGATGAACATCAAGGTCGTAAAACGGGATGGGACAAAAATAAAATACGGATCTGCTGCAATTGAAAGCATGGGTAAAGCAATCCTTCTTCCGGTCGACTGCCTGATCGGCTGGTTCGGGATGCCCGGAACCAAGCTCCGGCTCTTCAACCGGATCTCCAACACCATCGTTATAAGGACGGACTACCGGGAGCCAGCCGGGATCGTTTATGTGAAGGAAAAGGAGTGA
- a CDS encoding tautomerase family protein translates to MPVVILKMKKGWSVEQKARIVKEFTDTLVSTLKIEPELVTIMIDEHELENIGKAGRLRSDTN, encoded by the coding sequence ATGCCCGTTGTAATTCTCAAGATGAAAAAAGGCTGGTCGGTTGAACAGAAGGCAAGGATCGTAAAAGAGTTCACAGATACGCTTGTCAGTACACTGAAGATCGAGCCCGAGCTTGTGACCATCATGATCGATGAACATGAACTGGAGAACATCGGAAAAGCCGGAAGACTCCGGTCCGACACCAACTAA
- a CDS encoding putative manganese-dependent inorganic diphosphatase, with amino-acid sequence MEKILIIGHRQPDTDCIASVIAYAEFRNLAEPGVYVAARCGELNSETCFALRKFGMDPPVLIESVEPRVSDLKIARISVTLDVPTVEVAELMDTHDIRNVPITDDEGRLVGVVGEHGLARAYVRRLKIGALAIAPLPPDTLARILSARVLVSAAETLEGRVLIALDTPDVAGKKITDKDIAVAGDNKPLQLALIASGIAALIVADGAPVSAQVIREAEARGVPLLATDLDAYGIGTMISLSLPVRMVMETDIPRLSLSDTITQAKQTVYNSKFRSACVVDRDGNLLGIVTRTTLLSDVHKPVILLDHNEFVQAVDGIDGAEILEIIDHHRLGAMSTLKPVKFLNDPVGSTSTIITQKYREGGISPSPAIAGILLAGILSDTLVLKMSTTTPDDLEAVAYLAPIAGVDPAAFGQELLEKGMNLDSSTTEELLMRDTKRYTLFGKNVIIAQVMVPSFSFPLAHADEIRRELARLRVQQGVDFYIGMYTSVIENGSMLFAAAESHVLTTLGIRDQPVLLENMMSRKKDILPWFGEKLRPS; translated from the coding sequence ATGGAAAAGATTCTTATCATCGGTCACCGGCAGCCGGATACGGACTGCATCGCGAGCGTGATCGCGTACGCGGAATTCAGGAACCTTGCGGAGCCGGGAGTGTATGTCGCAGCCCGCTGTGGTGAACTGAACTCTGAGACCTGTTTTGCCCTCCGTAAATTCGGGATGGATCCCCCTGTTCTGATTGAGAGTGTTGAGCCCCGCGTTTCCGACCTGAAGATTGCACGGATCAGCGTAACCCTCGATGTACCGACGGTCGAGGTTGCGGAACTCATGGACACGCACGATATCCGGAACGTGCCGATCACGGATGATGAGGGGAGACTCGTCGGCGTTGTGGGTGAGCACGGGCTCGCCCGTGCCTACGTCCGCCGGCTGAAGATCGGTGCGCTTGCAATTGCGCCGCTCCCCCCGGATACCCTCGCGCGGATACTCTCCGCACGGGTGCTGGTGAGTGCAGCGGAAACACTTGAGGGCAGGGTGTTGATTGCACTCGACACGCCTGATGTTGCCGGAAAGAAGATTACTGACAAGGATATCGCTGTGGCCGGTGACAACAAACCGCTTCAGCTCGCCCTTATTGCATCCGGCATTGCGGCACTGATCGTTGCGGACGGCGCACCGGTCAGTGCACAGGTAATCCGCGAGGCAGAGGCGCGGGGAGTGCCTCTCCTTGCTACAGACCTTGATGCATATGGTATAGGGACTATGATTAGCTTGTCGCTACCGGTACGGATGGTGATGGAGACAGACATCCCGAGGCTCTCGCTTTCCGATACCATCACACAGGCAAAACAGACCGTGTACAACTCCAAGTTCCGTTCCGCCTGCGTCGTTGACAGGGACGGGAATCTCCTCGGCATCGTGACGAGGACCACGCTCCTCTCGGACGTGCATAAACCGGTAATCCTGCTCGACCACAACGAGTTTGTCCAGGCAGTGGACGGGATTGACGGGGCAGAGATCCTCGAGATCATCGACCACCACCGGCTCGGCGCGATGTCGACCCTGAAACCGGTGAAATTTTTAAACGACCCGGTCGGGTCCACCTCCACCATCATCACCCAGAAATACCGCGAGGGCGGTATCTCTCCGTCGCCCGCGATCGCGGGTATCCTCCTTGCCGGCATCCTTTCCGATACATTAGTCCTGAAGATGTCTACTACCACACCGGATGACCTGGAGGCGGTGGCATACCTTGCACCGATCGCGGGAGTCGATCCGGCTGCGTTCGGGCAGGAACTGCTGGAGAAAGGAATGAACCTTGACAGTTCAACGACGGAGGAACTTTTAATGCGGGACACGAAACGTTACACACTCTTTGGCAAAAACGTAATCATTGCACAGGTGATGGTCCCTTCCTTCTCGTTCCCGCTGGCACATGCGGATGAGATCCGGCGGGAGCTGGCAAGACTCCGGGTGCAGCAGGGTGTGGACTTCTACATAGGGATGTACACAAGCGTCATCGAAAACGGGAGCATGCTCTTTGCGGCAGCGGAAAGCCATGTCCTCACAACGCTGGGAATCCGGGACCAGCCTGTCCTGCTTGAGAACATGATGTCCAGAAAGAAGGACATCCTCCCGTGGTTTGGGGAGAAACTGCGGCCGTCCTGA
- the uvrA gene encoding excinuclease ABC subunit UvrA: MKNIIIKGARQHNLKNISVEIPRDKLVVITGVSGSGKSTLAFDTLYAEGQRRYVESLSTYARQFLGLMHKPDVDSIEGLSPAISIEQKTTSKNPRSTVGTTTEIYDYLRLLFARIGTPYCPEHNIPIASQTPDRIADQIAAEHAGMVTILSPVVRQKKGTYQQLLRDLNREGYARVRVNREIIRTDEEINLERYKKQDIEIVIDRCETSDRSRLTEAVENALKKSEGLVLVVGEEGNEVTYSSLMACPVCGLAFEELQPRMFSFNSPFGACGECHGLGVKMEFDPDLIIPDKNRCIADGAVAPYRNPMDGFRGQYLATVAKHFGFDVLTPVKDLTEVQYNALMFGSCERMKFSMSMKNGDAHWSHTGEWEGLLPQTARLYSQTQSEYRKRELESYMRVFDCPTCRGKRLKEKVLAVRINGRSIIDVTDLSVSGCIAFFESLRLTGREQEIAHQIIKEIRSRLDFLEKVGLGYLTLSRNAGTLSGGEAQRIRLATQIGSNLMGVLYVLDEPSIGLHQRDNRKLIGTLRTLRDLGNTLIVVEHDEDMIRSADHVIDMGPGAGLHGGEVVAEGTPQQIEKNKKSLTGHYLSGQKRIEVPAERRKAERYLTVKGCRENNLKNIDAKIPIGLLTVVTGVSGSGKSTLIYETLYKGMMRVLHQSREPVGAHDAITFDSAIDKVIVIDQSPIGRTPRSNPATYTKVFDEIRTVFAGTKEAKMRGYKPGRFSFNLRGGRCEACEGDGLIRIEMNFLPDVYIECEECKGKRYNRETLDVKYKGKSIADVLGMSVEEALVLFANIPSIRSKLELLTRVGLDYIKLGQSATTLSGGEAQRIKLTRELAKRATGKTLYLLDEPTTGLHFDDTKKLIKVLDDLVAKGNTVVVIEHNLDVIKSADHIIDIGPDGGDAGGEIIATGTPEEVTGISKSYTGQFLKPILQLP; this comes from the coding sequence ATGAAAAATATCATCATCAAAGGCGCGCGCCAGCACAACTTAAAAAATATCAGTGTTGAAATCCCTCGCGACAAACTCGTTGTAATCACCGGTGTCTCCGGCTCCGGTAAATCGACGCTTGCGTTCGATACGCTCTATGCAGAGGGGCAGCGGAGGTATGTCGAGTCGCTCTCTACGTATGCACGGCAGTTTTTAGGGCTGATGCACAAGCCGGACGTGGACAGCATCGAAGGGCTCTCGCCCGCGATCTCGATCGAACAGAAAACAACGAGCAAGAACCCCCGCTCGACTGTCGGGACCACCACTGAGATCTACGATTACCTCCGGCTGCTTTTTGCCCGCATCGGGACGCCATACTGCCCGGAACACAATATCCCTATTGCGTCCCAGACGCCGGACCGGATTGCCGACCAGATCGCAGCTGAGCACGCAGGGATGGTTACCATACTCTCGCCGGTTGTCCGGCAGAAGAAGGGCACTTACCAGCAACTCCTCCGTGATCTCAACCGGGAAGGGTACGCCCGCGTCCGGGTTAACAGGGAGATCATCCGCACCGATGAGGAGATCAATTTGGAGCGGTACAAGAAGCAGGACATCGAGATCGTGATCGACCGTTGCGAGACATCCGACCGGTCACGGCTCACCGAGGCTGTGGAAAACGCCCTGAAAAAGTCTGAAGGGCTCGTACTGGTTGTCGGTGAAGAGGGCAACGAGGTGACATACTCCTCACTCATGGCATGCCCGGTCTGCGGGCTCGCATTTGAGGAACTCCAGCCCCGCATGTTCTCGTTCAACAGCCCATTTGGCGCCTGCGGGGAGTGTCATGGTCTGGGTGTAAAGATGGAGTTTGACCCCGACCTGATCATCCCGGACAAGAACCGGTGCATCGCAGACGGGGCCGTTGCCCCGTACCGTAACCCGATGGACGGTTTCCGGGGACAATACCTCGCAACCGTTGCAAAACATTTCGGTTTTGATGTGCTTACCCCGGTAAAAGACCTCACAGAGGTCCAGTATAATGCGCTCATGTTCGGCTCTTGTGAACGGATGAAGTTCTCGATGAGCATGAAGAACGGGGACGCACACTGGTCGCATACGGGTGAATGGGAGGGGCTTCTCCCCCAGACGGCACGGCTCTACAGCCAGACCCAGTCCGAGTACCGGAAGCGCGAGCTCGAGAGCTATATGCGAGTCTTTGACTGCCCGACATGCAGGGGAAAGCGGCTCAAGGAAAAAGTGCTTGCGGTACGGATCAACGGCAGGTCGATTATCGACGTGACCGATCTTTCGGTCAGCGGGTGCATTGCGTTCTTTGAGTCACTCCGCCTCACCGGCAGGGAGCAGGAGATCGCGCACCAGATCATCAAGGAGATCCGGTCCCGGCTTGATTTCCTTGAAAAGGTGGGGCTCGGTTACCTCACACTTTCGCGCAATGCCGGAACGCTGTCAGGTGGTGAGGCGCAGCGTATCCGGCTTGCCACACAGATCGGCTCGAACCTGATGGGTGTTCTGTACGTGCTGGACGAACCCTCTATCGGGCTCCACCAGCGGGACAACCGGAAGCTGATCGGCACCCTGCGTACGCTCCGTGACCTCGGTAACACCCTGATCGTTGTCGAACATGATGAGGACATGATCCGTTCCGCCGACCATGTGATTGACATGGGACCTGGCGCCGGCCTTCACGGCGGGGAAGTCGTTGCGGAAGGAACGCCGCAGCAGATCGAAAAGAACAAAAAGTCCTTAACCGGGCACTATCTCTCCGGTCAAAAACGGATCGAAGTCCCAGCGGAGCGCCGGAAGGCAGAACGGTACCTGACGGTTAAAGGCTGCCGGGAAAACAATCTAAAAAATATCGATGCAAAAATCCCGATCGGCCTTCTCACCGTAGTAACCGGGGTCTCGGGAAGCGGGAAATCGACGCTCATCTACGAAACCCTTTACAAGGGTATGATGCGGGTCCTCCACCAGTCTCGGGAACCTGTCGGCGCACATGACGCAATTACGTTCGATTCGGCGATTGACAAAGTAATCGTGATCGACCAGTCGCCAATCGGCAGGACGCCACGGTCAAACCCCGCGACATATACGAAGGTCTTTGACGAGATCCGAACGGTCTTTGCAGGGACAAAAGAGGCAAAGATGCGGGGATATAAACCGGGCAGGTTCTCTTTTAACCTGCGTGGCGGCCGGTGCGAGGCATGCGAAGGTGACGGCCTGATCCGGATCGAGATGAACTTCCTGCCCGACGTATATATTGAGTGCGAAGAGTGCAAGGGGAAGCGTTACAACCGCGAGACGCTCGATGTGAAGTACAAGGGAAAGTCCATTGCGGATGTGCTTGGTATGAGTGTGGAAGAGGCACTTGTACTGTTTGCAAACATCCCGTCCATCCGGAGCAAGCTGGAGTTGCTCACCCGCGTCGGCCTTGATTACATCAAGCTCGGGCAGAGCGCGACCACTCTTTCAGGTGGCGAAGCGCAGCGGATCAAACTGACCCGCGAGCTTGCAAAGCGTGCGACGGGAAAAACATTGTACCTGCTCGATGAACCGACGACCGGGCTCCACTTTGACGACACGAAAAAGCTGATCAAGGTTCTCGACGACCTTGTCGCCAAGGGCAACACCGTTGTCGTGATCGAGCACAACCTTGACGTGATCAAGTCCGCCGACCATATCATTGATATCGGCCCCGATGGCGGGGATGCAGGCGGGGAGATCATCGCGACAGGTACACCTGAGGAAGTCACCGGTATTTCAAAAAGCTATACCGGGCAATTTTTAAAACCGATACTACAGCTTCCATGA
- the uvrC gene encoding excinuclease ABC subunit UvrC — protein sequence MITLPDIPHAPGCYLFSDQSGTIIYIGKAKDLRKRVAGYFSRTDHDTKTRSLVGHTASVDFVVTTSEVEAFILENNLIKKHLPRYNIDLKDAKRFAYIGISRDPFPRIGIARRITKGEGTFFGPFVSAEERDHVLRVIKKVFCLRSCRKLPKRACLRYHMQSCSAPCIGKISREEYLIQVERAATFLKGRSGELLKSLQAEMEERSAAQDFEYALVLRNQIAAIGHLADRQHVERPKETDQDIIAYTVAGETVFLMVFSVEKGLLIGKQEYSFDSRKDFFEEFLVQFYADRTPPAELVVPVGIGIALTEYLSQRKGSRVRVTVPRIGEKKKLLDLVYKNIEHAFLRDGLKVPGLQAALDLKTPPSVIECFDISHLFGTSMTGSMVQFRDGKPDKKNYRRFRIRTVEGIDDFASIAEVVKRRYLRLTGEGGELPDLVIIDGGKGQLGAARDVLVSLGCDIPVIAIAKREEDVYVPGEILPRRLDPKGTALQYLQEIRNEAHRFAIAYHKLLRSKRAAGRDAPRHR from the coding sequence ATGATCACCCTCCCCGACATCCCCCATGCCCCCGGCTGCTACCTTTTCTCTGACCAGTCCGGCACGATCATCTATATCGGGAAAGCAAAAGACCTCAGGAAGCGCGTTGCCGGTTACTTTTCAAGGACCGATCATGATACAAAGACCAGGAGCCTCGTTGGGCATACCGCATCGGTCGATTTTGTCGTGACCACCAGCGAAGTCGAGGCATTTATACTTGAGAACAACCTCATCAAGAAACACCTGCCGCGGTACAATATCGATTTAAAGGACGCGAAACGGTTTGCATACATCGGGATCTCACGCGACCCGTTCCCCCGGATCGGGATTGCACGGCGCATCACGAAAGGAGAGGGGACATTCTTCGGGCCGTTTGTCTCTGCTGAAGAGCGCGACCATGTGCTACGGGTCATAAAAAAGGTTTTCTGCCTGCGGTCGTGCCGGAAGCTTCCCAAACGGGCATGCCTCCGGTACCATATGCAGTCATGCAGCGCCCCCTGTATCGGGAAGATCAGCAGGGAGGAGTACCTGATACAGGTCGAGCGGGCGGCCACATTTTTGAAAGGGAGATCGGGCGAGCTGCTCAAATCCCTTCAGGCAGAGATGGAGGAACGGTCGGCAGCACAGGATTTTGAATACGCGCTTGTACTGCGCAACCAGATCGCCGCAATCGGGCACCTCGCAGACCGGCAGCATGTGGAACGCCCCAAAGAGACCGATCAGGACATCATAGCGTACACGGTCGCAGGCGAAACGGTTTTTTTGATGGTTTTTTCTGTGGAAAAGGGGCTTCTTATCGGAAAACAGGAGTACTCCTTTGATTCCCGCAAGGATTTTTTTGAAGAGTTCCTCGTGCAGTTCTATGCGGACCGCACTCCGCCAGCAGAGCTCGTCGTCCCGGTCGGGATCGGTATTGCGCTCACCGAATACCTGTCGCAGAGAAAGGGGTCGCGGGTCCGCGTGACCGTGCCAAGGATTGGCGAGAAGAAGAAGCTGCTCGATCTCGTGTATAAAAATATTGAACATGCGTTCCTCCGTGACGGACTGAAGGTGCCGGGCCTGCAGGCAGCGCTTGATCTCAAAACCCCCCCGTCAGTCATTGAGTGCTTTGACATATCGCACCTATTCGGGACATCGATGACCGGGTCAATGGTGCAGTTCCGGGATGGGAAGCCGGACAAGAAGAATTACCGCAGGTTCAGGATCCGGACGGTTGAGGGAATCGATGATTTTGCCTCCATTGCGGAGGTGGTGAAGCGCAGGTATTTACGGCTGACAGGCGAGGGTGGGGAACTGCCGGACCTTGTCATCATCGATGGCGGGAAGGGGCAGCTCGGTGCTGCACGCGATGTCTTGGTAAGCCTCGGCTGCGACATTCCTGTGATCGCGATCGCAAAACGGGAGGAAGATGTTTACGTCCCCGGGGAAATACTCCCGCGCCGGCTCGATCCCAAAGGAACCGCGCTCCAGTACCTGCAGGAGATCCGGAATGAGGCCCACCGGTTCGCGATCGCGTACCACAAGCTTCTCAGGAGCAAACGGGCGGCGGGCAGGGATGCTCCCCGCCACCGGTGA